The sequence CACCCACCAGTCCAATATAAGAATTGAGCTCGTCTACCGTGCCATAAGCATCAATGCGAGGGTTGCTCTTGGAAACTTTAGTACCTCCGATCAGGGAGGTCTGTCCTTTGTCGCCGGTTTTGGTGTAAATCTTAAATGACATAAGAAAGATTTTAGAGCATTTTCCCATCCTTCATGACCAGTTGCCTGTCACTTAACGGCGCCAGTTCCTCATTGTGGGTAACGATGATAAATGTTTGCTTAAACTGGTCTCTTAGCTGGAAAAACAGCTGGTGCAGCTCCCGGGCATTGTGCGAATCCAGGTTACCGGTGGGCTCATCGGCCATCACGATATCCGGGTTATTGATCAGCGCCCTGGCGACTGCCACTCTTTGTTGCTCTCCTCCTGACAATTCGTTGGGTTTATGATCCATTCTGTCAGCCAGGCCTAAAGTTTCCAACAAAAAAGCGGCCCTTTTTTTGACTTCATTCTTATTGTGACCGGCTATAAAACCCGGTACACAAACGTTTTCTATCGCGTTAAATTCCGGTAAAAGATGATGGAACTGAAAAATAAATCCCATATGCCGGTTACGGAAATCAGCCAGTGCATTGCCTTTGAGTGCTGTCAGGTTCACATCATTCAGCCAGACCTCTCCGGAGGTAGGCGTATCCAGGGTACCCAGAATGTGCAGCAGGGTGCTTTTCCCAGCTCCGGAAGATCCTACTATCGTAACGATCTCTCCTTTGTTCACAGTTACATCCACTCCCTTCAAAACAGGTAAGTTGGAATAATTTTTGGTAAGATTGCGTGCGGTCAGCATACTTGAATAAAAGTAATTCACCGTTAAGATAGTAATAGTTGTTTATTTCAAATTAAATAATACTTTTGCCAAAATTTAAGACAGTAAAAATTTCAATAACATGTACTGGACCTTAGAATTAGCTTCATACCTGGAGGATGCTCCATGGCCAGCTACTAAAGACGAATTAATTGATTACGCCATCCGTTCCGGTGCACCGATTGAAGTGATTGAGAATCTTCAGGAACTGGAAGACGAAGGTGAAATTTATGAGGGAATAGAAGATATCTGGTCTGATTATCCGTCACAGGATGACTTCTTCTTTAATGAAGACGAATATTAGCGCATAGATATTCCATTTATTGTTGCCTCAGCAAATTCGCCTATGCTAAAAAATTTCCAAGCCGCTCCTTCATTGAAGGACCGGCTTTTTTTGTAGTAAAATTGCCGGCAGAATTCGGCGCAAATCCACGCCAGATAAAGCAGCTGCCATTTTTGTGGGATAGCAATCATTAGCGGAAAGGGGTGGTCGGCTTTAAAACCGAAATGAATGACTGCATTAAAAATTAAGCCGTGAAAATGAATAGTTAATATTCACTTTCACGGCTATTATTTTTGGATCGTACTATCTTATTTTTCCATCTGCAGCATCACATCCATCGTTACACCGGTAGAAGAGAAACCACCGTCATGGAACAGGTTCTGCATGGTCACCATCCTTGTCAGGTCAGAGAACAGGGATACGGTATAGTCAGCACATTGTTTTGCCGTTGCATTACCCAATGGGCTCATTTTCTCAGCATAGTTGATGAAACCATCAAAACCTTTTACACCGCTACCAGCAGTTGTACGGGTAGGTGACTGAGAAATTGTGTTGATACGTACCTTCCTGCTGATTCCATAGTGGTAACCGAAGCTACGTGCTATTGATTCCAGCAGGGATTTTGCATCAGCCATTTCGCTGTAGTCTGGAAATACACGCTGTGCAGCGATGTAAGTCAGTGCTACTACAGAAGCCCACTCATTCAGTGCATCCAGTTTATAAGCTGTTTGCAACACCCGGTGAAGGGACATGGCTGAAATATCGAAAGTTTTATGGGAGAAATCGTAATCGAGGTCAGTATAAGGCTTTCCTTTACGCACATTGAGGCTCATACCTACAGAGTGCAGTACGAAGTCTATTTTACCGCCAAAATGCTCCATGGATTTAGTGAACAGATTGTTCAGGTCATCAAGGCTGGTCACATCTGCTGGTATTACAGGAGCATTGGTAATTTCTGCCAATTTGTTGATCTCTCCCATACGTAAAGCGATAGGTGCATTTGTCAACACGATTTCAGCGCCCTCTTCCACACAGCGAAGTGCGGTTGCCCAGGCAATGGAATTTTCATCCAATGCACCAAATATGATACCCTTCTTTCCTTTTAATAAGTTATAAGCCATTGGGTTGATAATTATTTTGGGCAAAAATAGGCGTTATAGTTGAAAAAAAAACATTAATTGATAAGGCCCTATTTTACCAACTCTCTCGCATTTTCCAGGGCTGCAGCCGTCGGCTTTTCCCCACTCATCATCTGTGCAATATGATTGATCCTCTCCTCCCTTGTCAGCAACCTTACATTCGTCTGCACCTTTCCTGACTTCATATCTTTAAACACAAAATAATGCGCATCGGCCTTACCCGCAATCTGCGGCTGGTGCGTGATACAGATAATCTGGTGCCCTTTGGCCATGCCTTCCATGATAAAGCTTACCTGGCGGGCCGCTTCACCTGAGATACCTGTATCTATCTCATCGAAGATCAGCGTTGGCAAGGCTACTGACTGTGCAACCAGTGATTTGATACACAGCATCAGTCTGCTCAACTCACCACCAGACGCCACTTTCCGGAGAGGTGCGAAGTTGCCGCTCTTATTCGCATCGAATAAGAACTCTATGACATCCTGTCCAAATTGGTTCAATGCACCTTTTACAATCGATGCTTTCAACCTTGCATTTGGCATACCTACCTGTGCCAGCAAAGCATTCACAGATTTTTCGAACGGACCTGCCGCTTTTTCACGGCCTGCTGTAATACCAGCTGCCTGTGTTTGTAACTTACCCTGTAAAGTTTCCAGCTCTTTCTCTAACCCTTCCAGTTTTTCATCCAGGTTCAGCACTCCTTCTACCTTGCCCGTTAGTTCTTCCTGGATCTTCAGCAGCTCGGTCGTATTCTGTGCGGCGTGCTTCTTCAGCAATCTGTACCCGAGTGATAAACGTTCGTTCAGCTGTTCTAATCTGGCACCATCTGTTTGTACCTGGTCATTCATATGTCCGATCTCTCCTGTTATATCCTGTAACTCTACATATGCTGATTGCAAACGCGCTGCGATGGCCGGCGCCTCTTTATGAAAATTAGCCAGCCCCTGTACAGATGATTGTATCTGCTTTAATTGTTGTAATAAAGGTTGTTCATCTTCTTTTAACTGGAAGTACACTTTGCTCAGGGTATTCCTGATTTCCTCTGCATGGCTCAGCACTTTCAGCTCCGCATCCAGCTCCTCTATTTCATGATCCCTGAAGCTGGCCTCTGTCAGTTCGTCCAGCAGGAATTTATTATAATCCAGTTCTTTGTTCGCATTGTTACGCAGGTCATGTAGCTGCTTCAGCTCCCGCTGTACGGCTACATATCTGCCATATCCCTGCTGGTATTGCTGCAGGGCTGTTGGCTGGTTGACCAGGGCATCCAGTACTTCGCGCTGAAAATCGGACTTTTCCAGTTCCAGGGTATCGAACTGCTGATGCAGATCTACCAGGTACTGACTCAGTTCGTGTAGCTGGGACAGGTTCACAGGAGTATCATTGATAAAAGCACGGGACTTACCGGCGGTGCTGATTTCACGCCGGATGATCAGCTGATCTTCCAGGTCCAGTTCATGCTGCTGGAAAAAATCTGCCACCTGCGACTTCTTCACCTTAAAATTCCCCTCTATCACACATTTCTTATCCTTGCTGTGCAATACCCCCGGATCTGCACGCTCCCCAAGTATCAATGACAATGCGCCCAGCAGAATAGATTTACCTGCACCTGTTTCGCCCGTGATGACGTTCAGGTTCCCGGAAAAGTCTACTTCCAGCTGTTCAATAATGGCGTAGTTCTTAATTGTTAGTTTTTGTAGCATATGGGAAAATATTCCGCAAATTAAATTTCTCGGTACGAACTGTATCTGCGTAGCGATTACCTCAACCTCCGTTCAATCGCTGAATTCCGGCCTTTGCCCGCTGATCCAGTGAGTTCTTATAATCATGCCCTTTCATATCCAGACAAGTCTGATAACATTGTTGTGCTTTCACCTTGTCATTCCTCTTTTCATAAATATAACCCATTTGCAGGGATGCTCTTGCAGCAAAATATTCAGGTCTGTTTGTCCCTGCTTTTATGGTCACTTCGTACATGGCAATTGCACTATCATCCATTCCCATTTCATCATATATCCTTCCCAGGCGATAGGCATATTCCAGTTTATCTTCCATGCGGGTATAGTCTGCCGCCTTTTTCGTTTGCAACAATTTCAGGGCATCGCTAAAGAAACCGCCATCGCTCAGTAATCGTGCTTTTAGCAGTACAGCATCCGGCCATTTACCACCTTTTGCATCTTTGAGGGCCTGCTTATCTGCATCGGTTTCTGTATTGCCCCGGGTCAGGATCTGTGCCCGGTATTTATTGGCAGCATCCATATTTCCATGCAGGTAATGGTACCAGCTTAAACGTTGCAGACATTCTTTGAGATAAAATTTTCCCCTGAAGTTGTCGGTGAATCGCTGCAGGTACACATTTGCATCTTCATCCTGTC is a genomic window of Chitinophaga sp. LS1 containing:
- a CDS encoding DUF2795 domain-containing protein, translating into MYWTLELASYLEDAPWPATKDELIDYAIRSGAPIEVIENLQELEDEGEIYEGIEDIWSDYPSQDDFFFNEDEY
- the recN gene encoding DNA repair protein RecN is translated as MLQKLTIKNYAIIEQLEVDFSGNLNVITGETGAGKSILLGALSLILGERADPGVLHSKDKKCVIEGNFKVKKSQVADFFQQHELDLEDQLIIRREISTAGKSRAFINDTPVNLSQLHELSQYLVDLHQQFDTLELEKSDFQREVLDALVNQPTALQQYQQGYGRYVAVQRELKQLHDLRNNANKELDYNKFLLDELTEASFRDHEIEELDAELKVLSHAEEIRNTLSKVYFQLKEDEQPLLQQLKQIQSSVQGLANFHKEAPAIAARLQSAYVELQDITGEIGHMNDQVQTDGARLEQLNERLSLGYRLLKKHAAQNTTELLKIQEELTGKVEGVLNLDEKLEGLEKELETLQGKLQTQAAGITAGREKAAGPFEKSVNALLAQVGMPNARLKASIVKGALNQFGQDVIEFLFDANKSGNFAPLRKVASGGELSRLMLCIKSLVAQSVALPTLIFDEIDTGISGEAARQVSFIMEGMAKGHQIICITHQPQIAGKADAHYFVFKDMKSGKVQTNVRLLTREERINHIAQMMSGEKPTAAALENARELVK
- a CDS encoding enoyl-ACP reductase; the encoded protein is MAYNLLKGKKGIIFGALDENSIAWATALRCVEEGAEIVLTNAPIALRMGEINKLAEITNAPVIPADVTSLDDLNNLFTKSMEHFGGKIDFVLHSVGMSLNVRKGKPYTDLDYDFSHKTFDISAMSLHRVLQTAYKLDALNEWASVVALTYIAAQRVFPDYSEMADAKSLLESIARSFGYHYGISRKVRINTISQSPTRTTAGSGVKGFDGFINYAEKMSPLGNATAKQCADYTVSLFSDLTRMVTMQNLFHDGGFSSTGVTMDVMLQMEK
- a CDS encoding ABC transporter ATP-binding protein is translated as MLTARNLTKNYSNLPVLKGVDVTVNKGEIVTIVGSSGAGKSTLLHILGTLDTPTSGEVWLNDVNLTALKGNALADFRNRHMGFIFQFHHLLPEFNAIENVCVPGFIAGHNKNEVKKRAAFLLETLGLADRMDHKPNELSGGEQQRVAVARALINNPDIVMADEPTGNLDSHNARELHQLFFQLRDQFKQTFIIVTHNEELAPLSDRQLVMKDGKML